A stretch of the Conger conger chromosome 3, fConCon1.1, whole genome shotgun sequence genome encodes the following:
- the LOC133124761 gene encoding MORC family CW-type zinc finger protein 3-like isoform X3, translating to MKMAWQRDGNIPLSALNPQYLQANSTSHTWPFGAFAELIDNAYDPDVNAKQQWIDSTQIRTMDCLIFSDNGAGLDYNNMLKMMSFGYSNKKPINGHAPVGQYGNGFKSGSMRLGKDAIVFSKTRDTMSVGLLSQTYLKAIQAQHIVVPIISCKQNGEEKFSDVPDHSDSLEAILKHSLFGTEDELLQELQAINTTNSSTGTRIIIWNLRRFTGETEFDFEKDRYDIQIRRVDLGDDNNHQDPNKVSEPESQYSLRAYCSILYLKPRMQIIIRGQKVRTQLVSKSLALTRKDRYTPQFLKKNINITFGYNTRNKENCGVMMYYKNRLIRAYERVGCQRKATPKAMGVIGIIECDFLTPTHNKQDFDATEEYRKVKQKLGEKLEEYWCEIRYIKSKKDPSCDLAIEDTEKSPDQNWVQCDKCHKWRKLPDEIDMSKLGDVWFCHLNSDPQYRICQAEEQLEDSEDEQPYQKTYKQDKKQQQEKNRWQTMTQQNAEEAIPAQSTSTPPSTRSSRSQCSSGTRAEGDFTDRTSPTLTPVSRSGRRLSAQQTPLSTRSKRTTMRGKRVLLTPESEQVKRAKMSQSTSSAADMEAVPQDTPDVPLLVEEMGEPVSPCDLDRASNEHTNLQVSDGAPAQEYMHSHDLTVSITALSPVPQQVTAASQTEGVAEIKQELEEERTRSWREDETSEQTQLQKRETRELTDSGEGVRPSQEMQQDWLFKQWEIVCKERDLYLEQWETASKEGDCYKDQVEIANQDRDQYKEQMETANQERDRYRDREETANQETDRYRDQVKKANQERDQYKVQMETAKDQCKEQMETANQERDQYKRQMETVKDQYKEQMETANQERDQYKRQMETVKDQYKEQIETANQERDQYKRQMETAKDLYKEQMETANQGGDQYKKQMETANQERDQYKMQMETVKDQYKEQMETANQERDQYKLQVDKLNQKLQQMRASSEPCDQVPGGEDHLARQLEFIHRDLDLSNVERDQLRSQLQNLRLSVSRLLVILIPVLDLEQVNYESCIIEEILEQYLDGISSSQPTFL from the exons ATGAAAATGGCATGGCAACGTGATGGAAATATACCCCTAAGCGCG ctcaaCCCACAATATTTACAAGCAAATTCCACCAGCCACACCTGGCCTTTTGGGGCATTTGCTGAGCTAATCG ACAATGCCTACGACCCAGACGTCAATGCCAAACAGCAATGGATCGACTCGACTCAGATACGGACAATGGACTGTCTGATCTTCAGTGACAATGGGGCTGGTCTGGACTATAACAACATGCTCAAGATGATGAG TTTTGGCTACAGTAACAAGAAGCCAATTAATGGCCATGCCCCTGTGGGTCAATATGGAAACGGGTTCAAGTCAGGCTCCATGCGTCTGGGGAAGGATGCCATCGTCTTCTCGAAAACCCGGGACACCATGAGCGTGGGGCTCCTGTCTCAGACGTACCTGAAAGCCATTCAGGCTCAGCATATTGTGGTGCCCATCATCTcctgcaaacaaaatggagaagaGAAGT TCAGTGATGTGCCAGATCATAGTGATAGCCTGGAAGCTATTCTGAAACACTCGCTGTTTGGAACAGAGGACGAGCTACTGCAGGAGTTGCAGGCCATCAATACCACCAATTCCTCCACAGGAACCAGGATCATCATATGGAACCTACGCAG GTTCACAGGGGAGACGGAGTTTGATTTCGAAAAGGACCGGTACGACATACAGATCCGACGTGTGGATTTGGGTGATGATAACAATCATCAGGACCCCAACAAGGTCTCCGAACCAGAGAGCCAATACTCCCTGCGT GCATACTGCAGCATTCTGTACCTGAAGCCCCGAATGCAGATCATCATCAGGGGGCAGAAAGTGCGGACTCAGCTGGTCTCCAAAAGTCTGGCTCTCACCCGCAAGGACCGATACACGCCACAATTTCTG AAGAAGAATATCAACATTACCTTTGGGTACAACACCAGAAACAAGGAGAATTGTGGTGTAATGATGTACTACAAAAATCGACTGATACGAGCGTATGAGCGTGTTGGCTGCCAGCGCAAG GCCACACCGAAGGCTATGGGAGTTATCGGCATTATAGAGTGCGACTTcctcacaccaacacacaacaaGCAGGACTTTGATGCCACAGAGGAGTACAG GAAAGTAAAACAGAAGCTGGGAGAGAAGCTGGAGGAATACTGGTGTGAAATACGCTACATAAAATCGAAAAAGGATCCAAGCTGCGACTTGGCAATAGAGGACACCGA GAAGTCTCCAGATCAGAACTGGGTCCAGTGTGACAAGTGCCATAAATGGAGGAAGTTGCCAGATGAAATAGATATGAGCAAGCTGGGTGATGTCTGGTTCTGCCACTTGAATTCAGACCCCCAGTACAG AATCTGCCAAGCAGAAGAACAACTGGAGGACTCTGAGGATGAGCAGCCTTACCAGAAGACCTATAAACA GGATAAGAAACAGCAGCAGGAGAAGAACAGGTGGCAG ACAATGACACAACAGAATGCTGAAGAAGCTATACCAGCACAGAGCACTTCGACTCCACCCTCAACACGCAGTAGCAGAAGCCAGTGTTCCAGTGGCACAAGAGCAGAGGGTGATTTCACTGACAGAacctctcccaccctcactcCTGTCAGTCGTTCTG GCCGGAGGCTCTCTGCCCAGCAGACACCTCTCAGCACGCGCTCCAAACGCACAACTATGAG GGGCAAGAGGGTGTTGTTAACCCCAGAGTCTGAGCAGGTAAAAAGGGCAAAGATGAGCCAGAGCACATCATCGGCAGCTGATATGGAGGCGGTGCCACAGGACACCCCAGACGTCCCCCTATTAGTGGAGGAAATGGGAGAGCCAGTGTCACCCTGTGATCTCGATAGGGCTAGCAATGAGCACACTAACCTACAAGTCAGTGATGGAGCCCCCGCACAAGAGTACATGCATTCCCACGACCTGACAGTATCCATCACCGCTCTATCACCTGTGCCGCAGCAAGTGACTGCTGCATCCCAAACGGAGGGTGTGGCAGAGATAAAGCAGGAGCTAGAGGAGGAGAGGACAAGGAGCTGGCGAGAGGATGAGACTTCAGAGCAGACGCAGCTCCAGAAGAGAGAGACCAGGGAGCTCACAGATTCAGGTGAAGGAGTGCGCCCCTCCCAAGAGATGCAGCAGGACTGGCTGTTCAAGCAGTGGGAGATAGTCTGTAAGGAGAGAGACCTGTACTTGGAGCAGTGGGAGACAGCCAGTAAAGAGGGAGACTGTTACAAGGACCAGGTGGAGATAGCCAATCAGGACCGAGACCAGTACAAGGAGCAGAtggagacagccaatcaggagagagACCGTTACAGGGACCGGGaggagacagccaatcaggagacAGACCGTTACAGGGACCAGGTGAAGAAAGCCAATCAGGAAAGAGACCAATACAAGGTGCAGATGGAGACAGCCAAAGACCAGTGCAAGGAGCAGAtggagacagccaatcaggagagagACCAGTACAAAAGGCAGATGGAGACAGTCAAAGACCAGTATAAGGAGCAGAtggagacagccaatcaggagagagACCAGTACAAGAGGCAGATGGAGACAGTCAAAGACCAGTACAAGGAGCAGAtagagacagccaatcaggagagagACCAGTACAAAAGGCAGATGGAGACAGCCAAAGACCTGTACAAGGAGCAGAtggagacagccaatcagggggGAGACCAGTACAAGAAGCAGAtggagacagccaatcaggagagagACCAGTACAAGATGCAGATGGAAACAGTCAAAGACCAGTATAAGGAGCAGAtggagacagccaatcaggagagagACCAGTACAAGTTGCAGGTGGACAAGCTGAACCAGAAACTGCAGCAGATGAGGGCTAGCAGTGAGCCATGTGACCAGGTCCCAGGGGGAGAAGATCACCTGGCCCGACAGTTGGAGTTCATCCACAGGGATCTGGACCTGAGCAATGTGGAGAGAGACCAACTGAGGAGCCAG CTGCAGAACCTGCGTCTGAGTGTCAGCCGTCTCCTGGTGATCCTCATACCTGTGCTGGACCTGGAGCAGGTAAACTATGAGAGCTGCATCATTGAAGAGATCCTGGAACAGTACCTAGATGGTATCAGTTCTTCCCAACCCACATTTCTTTGA
- the LOC133124761 gene encoding MORC family CW-type zinc finger protein 3-like isoform X2, with protein sequence MYIPGLLLHPGNHISCDTTAATPSALRKTSLNPQYLQANSTSHTWPFGAFAELIDNAYDPDVNAKQQWIDSTQIRTMDCLIFSDNGAGLDYNNMLKMMSFGYSNKKPINGHAPVGQYGNGFKSGSMRLGKDAIVFSKTRDTMSVGLLSQTYLKAIQAQHIVVPIISCKQNGEEKFSDVPDHSDSLEAILKHSLFGTEDELLQELQAINTTNSSTGTRIIIWNLRRFTGETEFDFEKDRYDIQIRRVDLGDDNNHQDPNKVSEPESQYSLRAYCSILYLKPRMQIIIRGQKVRTQLVSKSLALTRKDRYTPQFLKKNINITFGYNTRNKENCGVMMYYKNRLIRAYERVGCQRKATPKAMGVIGIIECDFLTPTHNKQDFDATEEYRKVKQKLGEKLEEYWCEIRYIKSKKDPSCDLAIEDTEKSPDQNWVQCDKCHKWRKLPDEIDMSKLGDVWFCHLNSDPQYRICQAEEQLEDSEDEQPYQKTYKQDKKQQQEKNRWQTMTQQNAEEAIPAQSTSTPPSTRSSRSQCSSGTRAEGDFTDRTSPTLTPVSRSGRRLSAQQTPLSTRSKRTTMRGKRVLLTPESEQVKRAKMSQSTSSAADMEAVPQDTPDVPLLVEEMGEPVSPCDLDRASNEHTNLQVSDGAPAQEYMHSHDLTVSITALSPVPQQVTAASQTEGVAEIKQELEEERTRSWREDETSEQTQLQKRETRELTDSGEGVRPSQEMQQDWLFKQWEIVCKERDLYLEQWETASKEGDCYKDQVEIANQDRDQYKEQMETANQERDRYRDREETANQETDRYRDQVKKANQERDQYKVQMETAKDQCKEQMETANQERDQYKRQMETVKDQYKEQMETANQERDQYKRQMETVKDQYKEQIETANQERDQYKRQMETAKDLYKEQMETANQGGDQYKKQMETANQERDQYKMQMETVKDQYKEQMETANQERDQYKLQVDKLNQKLQQMRASSEPCDQVPGGEDHLARQLEFIHRDLDLSNVERDQLRSQNLRLSVSRLLVILIPVLDLEQVNYESCIIEEILEQYLDGISSSQPTFL encoded by the exons ATGTATATTCCTGGCTTACTTTTACATCCTGGAAATCATATTAGCTGCGACACGACTGCGGCCACGCCATCCGCACTTCGGAAAACGTCG ctcaaCCCACAATATTTACAAGCAAATTCCACCAGCCACACCTGGCCTTTTGGGGCATTTGCTGAGCTAATCG ACAATGCCTACGACCCAGACGTCAATGCCAAACAGCAATGGATCGACTCGACTCAGATACGGACAATGGACTGTCTGATCTTCAGTGACAATGGGGCTGGTCTGGACTATAACAACATGCTCAAGATGATGAG TTTTGGCTACAGTAACAAGAAGCCAATTAATGGCCATGCCCCTGTGGGTCAATATGGAAACGGGTTCAAGTCAGGCTCCATGCGTCTGGGGAAGGATGCCATCGTCTTCTCGAAAACCCGGGACACCATGAGCGTGGGGCTCCTGTCTCAGACGTACCTGAAAGCCATTCAGGCTCAGCATATTGTGGTGCCCATCATCTcctgcaaacaaaatggagaagaGAAGT TCAGTGATGTGCCAGATCATAGTGATAGCCTGGAAGCTATTCTGAAACACTCGCTGTTTGGAACAGAGGACGAGCTACTGCAGGAGTTGCAGGCCATCAATACCACCAATTCCTCCACAGGAACCAGGATCATCATATGGAACCTACGCAG GTTCACAGGGGAGACGGAGTTTGATTTCGAAAAGGACCGGTACGACATACAGATCCGACGTGTGGATTTGGGTGATGATAACAATCATCAGGACCCCAACAAGGTCTCCGAACCAGAGAGCCAATACTCCCTGCGT GCATACTGCAGCATTCTGTACCTGAAGCCCCGAATGCAGATCATCATCAGGGGGCAGAAAGTGCGGACTCAGCTGGTCTCCAAAAGTCTGGCTCTCACCCGCAAGGACCGATACACGCCACAATTTCTG AAGAAGAATATCAACATTACCTTTGGGTACAACACCAGAAACAAGGAGAATTGTGGTGTAATGATGTACTACAAAAATCGACTGATACGAGCGTATGAGCGTGTTGGCTGCCAGCGCAAG GCCACACCGAAGGCTATGGGAGTTATCGGCATTATAGAGTGCGACTTcctcacaccaacacacaacaaGCAGGACTTTGATGCCACAGAGGAGTACAG GAAAGTAAAACAGAAGCTGGGAGAGAAGCTGGAGGAATACTGGTGTGAAATACGCTACATAAAATCGAAAAAGGATCCAAGCTGCGACTTGGCAATAGAGGACACCGA GAAGTCTCCAGATCAGAACTGGGTCCAGTGTGACAAGTGCCATAAATGGAGGAAGTTGCCAGATGAAATAGATATGAGCAAGCTGGGTGATGTCTGGTTCTGCCACTTGAATTCAGACCCCCAGTACAG AATCTGCCAAGCAGAAGAACAACTGGAGGACTCTGAGGATGAGCAGCCTTACCAGAAGACCTATAAACA GGATAAGAAACAGCAGCAGGAGAAGAACAGGTGGCAG ACAATGACACAACAGAATGCTGAAGAAGCTATACCAGCACAGAGCACTTCGACTCCACCCTCAACACGCAGTAGCAGAAGCCAGTGTTCCAGTGGCACAAGAGCAGAGGGTGATTTCACTGACAGAacctctcccaccctcactcCTGTCAGTCGTTCTG GCCGGAGGCTCTCTGCCCAGCAGACACCTCTCAGCACGCGCTCCAAACGCACAACTATGAG GGGCAAGAGGGTGTTGTTAACCCCAGAGTCTGAGCAGGTAAAAAGGGCAAAGATGAGCCAGAGCACATCATCGGCAGCTGATATGGAGGCGGTGCCACAGGACACCCCAGACGTCCCCCTATTAGTGGAGGAAATGGGAGAGCCAGTGTCACCCTGTGATCTCGATAGGGCTAGCAATGAGCACACTAACCTACAAGTCAGTGATGGAGCCCCCGCACAAGAGTACATGCATTCCCACGACCTGACAGTATCCATCACCGCTCTATCACCTGTGCCGCAGCAAGTGACTGCTGCATCCCAAACGGAGGGTGTGGCAGAGATAAAGCAGGAGCTAGAGGAGGAGAGGACAAGGAGCTGGCGAGAGGATGAGACTTCAGAGCAGACGCAGCTCCAGAAGAGAGAGACCAGGGAGCTCACAGATTCAGGTGAAGGAGTGCGCCCCTCCCAAGAGATGCAGCAGGACTGGCTGTTCAAGCAGTGGGAGATAGTCTGTAAGGAGAGAGACCTGTACTTGGAGCAGTGGGAGACAGCCAGTAAAGAGGGAGACTGTTACAAGGACCAGGTGGAGATAGCCAATCAGGACCGAGACCAGTACAAGGAGCAGAtggagacagccaatcaggagagagACCGTTACAGGGACCGGGaggagacagccaatcaggagacAGACCGTTACAGGGACCAGGTGAAGAAAGCCAATCAGGAAAGAGACCAATACAAGGTGCAGATGGAGACAGCCAAAGACCAGTGCAAGGAGCAGAtggagacagccaatcaggagagagACCAGTACAAAAGGCAGATGGAGACAGTCAAAGACCAGTATAAGGAGCAGAtggagacagccaatcaggagagagACCAGTACAAGAGGCAGATGGAGACAGTCAAAGACCAGTACAAGGAGCAGAtagagacagccaatcaggagagagACCAGTACAAAAGGCAGATGGAGACAGCCAAAGACCTGTACAAGGAGCAGAtggagacagccaatcagggggGAGACCAGTACAAGAAGCAGAtggagacagccaatcaggagagagACCAGTACAAGATGCAGATGGAAACAGTCAAAGACCAGTATAAGGAGCAGAtggagacagccaatcaggagagagACCAGTACAAGTTGCAGGTGGACAAGCTGAACCAGAAACTGCAGCAGATGAGGGCTAGCAGTGAGCCATGTGACCAGGTCCCAGGGGGAGAAGATCACCTGGCCCGACAGTTGGAGTTCATCCACAGGGATCTGGACCTGAGCAATGTGGAGAGAGACCAACTGAGGAGCCAG AACCTGCGTCTGAGTGTCAGCCGTCTCCTGGTGATCCTCATACCTGTGCTGGACCTGGAGCAGGTAAACTATGAGAGCTGCATCATTGAAGAGATCCTGGAACAGTACCTAGATGGTATCAGTTCTTCCCAACCCACATTTCTTTGA
- the LOC133124761 gene encoding MORC family CW-type zinc finger protein 3-like isoform X1 produces the protein MYIPGLLLHPGNHISCDTTAATPSALRKTSLNPQYLQANSTSHTWPFGAFAELIDNAYDPDVNAKQQWIDSTQIRTMDCLIFSDNGAGLDYNNMLKMMSFGYSNKKPINGHAPVGQYGNGFKSGSMRLGKDAIVFSKTRDTMSVGLLSQTYLKAIQAQHIVVPIISCKQNGEEKFSDVPDHSDSLEAILKHSLFGTEDELLQELQAINTTNSSTGTRIIIWNLRRFTGETEFDFEKDRYDIQIRRVDLGDDNNHQDPNKVSEPESQYSLRAYCSILYLKPRMQIIIRGQKVRTQLVSKSLALTRKDRYTPQFLKKNINITFGYNTRNKENCGVMMYYKNRLIRAYERVGCQRKATPKAMGVIGIIECDFLTPTHNKQDFDATEEYRKVKQKLGEKLEEYWCEIRYIKSKKDPSCDLAIEDTEKSPDQNWVQCDKCHKWRKLPDEIDMSKLGDVWFCHLNSDPQYRICQAEEQLEDSEDEQPYQKTYKQDKKQQQEKNRWQTMTQQNAEEAIPAQSTSTPPSTRSSRSQCSSGTRAEGDFTDRTSPTLTPVSRSGRRLSAQQTPLSTRSKRTTMRGKRVLLTPESEQVKRAKMSQSTSSAADMEAVPQDTPDVPLLVEEMGEPVSPCDLDRASNEHTNLQVSDGAPAQEYMHSHDLTVSITALSPVPQQVTAASQTEGVAEIKQELEEERTRSWREDETSEQTQLQKRETRELTDSGEGVRPSQEMQQDWLFKQWEIVCKERDLYLEQWETASKEGDCYKDQVEIANQDRDQYKEQMETANQERDRYRDREETANQETDRYRDQVKKANQERDQYKVQMETAKDQCKEQMETANQERDQYKRQMETVKDQYKEQMETANQERDQYKRQMETVKDQYKEQIETANQERDQYKRQMETAKDLYKEQMETANQGGDQYKKQMETANQERDQYKMQMETVKDQYKEQMETANQERDQYKLQVDKLNQKLQQMRASSEPCDQVPGGEDHLARQLEFIHRDLDLSNVERDQLRSQLQNLRLSVSRLLVILIPVLDLEQVNYESCIIEEILEQYLDGISSSQPTFL, from the exons ATGTATATTCCTGGCTTACTTTTACATCCTGGAAATCATATTAGCTGCGACACGACTGCGGCCACGCCATCCGCACTTCGGAAAACGTCG ctcaaCCCACAATATTTACAAGCAAATTCCACCAGCCACACCTGGCCTTTTGGGGCATTTGCTGAGCTAATCG ACAATGCCTACGACCCAGACGTCAATGCCAAACAGCAATGGATCGACTCGACTCAGATACGGACAATGGACTGTCTGATCTTCAGTGACAATGGGGCTGGTCTGGACTATAACAACATGCTCAAGATGATGAG TTTTGGCTACAGTAACAAGAAGCCAATTAATGGCCATGCCCCTGTGGGTCAATATGGAAACGGGTTCAAGTCAGGCTCCATGCGTCTGGGGAAGGATGCCATCGTCTTCTCGAAAACCCGGGACACCATGAGCGTGGGGCTCCTGTCTCAGACGTACCTGAAAGCCATTCAGGCTCAGCATATTGTGGTGCCCATCATCTcctgcaaacaaaatggagaagaGAAGT TCAGTGATGTGCCAGATCATAGTGATAGCCTGGAAGCTATTCTGAAACACTCGCTGTTTGGAACAGAGGACGAGCTACTGCAGGAGTTGCAGGCCATCAATACCACCAATTCCTCCACAGGAACCAGGATCATCATATGGAACCTACGCAG GTTCACAGGGGAGACGGAGTTTGATTTCGAAAAGGACCGGTACGACATACAGATCCGACGTGTGGATTTGGGTGATGATAACAATCATCAGGACCCCAACAAGGTCTCCGAACCAGAGAGCCAATACTCCCTGCGT GCATACTGCAGCATTCTGTACCTGAAGCCCCGAATGCAGATCATCATCAGGGGGCAGAAAGTGCGGACTCAGCTGGTCTCCAAAAGTCTGGCTCTCACCCGCAAGGACCGATACACGCCACAATTTCTG AAGAAGAATATCAACATTACCTTTGGGTACAACACCAGAAACAAGGAGAATTGTGGTGTAATGATGTACTACAAAAATCGACTGATACGAGCGTATGAGCGTGTTGGCTGCCAGCGCAAG GCCACACCGAAGGCTATGGGAGTTATCGGCATTATAGAGTGCGACTTcctcacaccaacacacaacaaGCAGGACTTTGATGCCACAGAGGAGTACAG GAAAGTAAAACAGAAGCTGGGAGAGAAGCTGGAGGAATACTGGTGTGAAATACGCTACATAAAATCGAAAAAGGATCCAAGCTGCGACTTGGCAATAGAGGACACCGA GAAGTCTCCAGATCAGAACTGGGTCCAGTGTGACAAGTGCCATAAATGGAGGAAGTTGCCAGATGAAATAGATATGAGCAAGCTGGGTGATGTCTGGTTCTGCCACTTGAATTCAGACCCCCAGTACAG AATCTGCCAAGCAGAAGAACAACTGGAGGACTCTGAGGATGAGCAGCCTTACCAGAAGACCTATAAACA GGATAAGAAACAGCAGCAGGAGAAGAACAGGTGGCAG ACAATGACACAACAGAATGCTGAAGAAGCTATACCAGCACAGAGCACTTCGACTCCACCCTCAACACGCAGTAGCAGAAGCCAGTGTTCCAGTGGCACAAGAGCAGAGGGTGATTTCACTGACAGAacctctcccaccctcactcCTGTCAGTCGTTCTG GCCGGAGGCTCTCTGCCCAGCAGACACCTCTCAGCACGCGCTCCAAACGCACAACTATGAG GGGCAAGAGGGTGTTGTTAACCCCAGAGTCTGAGCAGGTAAAAAGGGCAAAGATGAGCCAGAGCACATCATCGGCAGCTGATATGGAGGCGGTGCCACAGGACACCCCAGACGTCCCCCTATTAGTGGAGGAAATGGGAGAGCCAGTGTCACCCTGTGATCTCGATAGGGCTAGCAATGAGCACACTAACCTACAAGTCAGTGATGGAGCCCCCGCACAAGAGTACATGCATTCCCACGACCTGACAGTATCCATCACCGCTCTATCACCTGTGCCGCAGCAAGTGACTGCTGCATCCCAAACGGAGGGTGTGGCAGAGATAAAGCAGGAGCTAGAGGAGGAGAGGACAAGGAGCTGGCGAGAGGATGAGACTTCAGAGCAGACGCAGCTCCAGAAGAGAGAGACCAGGGAGCTCACAGATTCAGGTGAAGGAGTGCGCCCCTCCCAAGAGATGCAGCAGGACTGGCTGTTCAAGCAGTGGGAGATAGTCTGTAAGGAGAGAGACCTGTACTTGGAGCAGTGGGAGACAGCCAGTAAAGAGGGAGACTGTTACAAGGACCAGGTGGAGATAGCCAATCAGGACCGAGACCAGTACAAGGAGCAGAtggagacagccaatcaggagagagACCGTTACAGGGACCGGGaggagacagccaatcaggagacAGACCGTTACAGGGACCAGGTGAAGAAAGCCAATCAGGAAAGAGACCAATACAAGGTGCAGATGGAGACAGCCAAAGACCAGTGCAAGGAGCAGAtggagacagccaatcaggagagagACCAGTACAAAAGGCAGATGGAGACAGTCAAAGACCAGTATAAGGAGCAGAtggagacagccaatcaggagagagACCAGTACAAGAGGCAGATGGAGACAGTCAAAGACCAGTACAAGGAGCAGAtagagacagccaatcaggagagagACCAGTACAAAAGGCAGATGGAGACAGCCAAAGACCTGTACAAGGAGCAGAtggagacagccaatcagggggGAGACCAGTACAAGAAGCAGAtggagacagccaatcaggagagagACCAGTACAAGATGCAGATGGAAACAGTCAAAGACCAGTATAAGGAGCAGAtggagacagccaatcaggagagagACCAGTACAAGTTGCAGGTGGACAAGCTGAACCAGAAACTGCAGCAGATGAGGGCTAGCAGTGAGCCATGTGACCAGGTCCCAGGGGGAGAAGATCACCTGGCCCGACAGTTGGAGTTCATCCACAGGGATCTGGACCTGAGCAATGTGGAGAGAGACCAACTGAGGAGCCAG CTGCAGAACCTGCGTCTGAGTGTCAGCCGTCTCCTGGTGATCCTCATACCTGTGCTGGACCTGGAGCAGGTAAACTATGAGAGCTGCATCATTGAAGAGATCCTGGAACAGTACCTAGATGGTATCAGTTCTTCCCAACCCACATTTCTTTGA